From Psychroflexus torquis ATCC 700755, the proteins below share one genomic window:
- the ilvC gene encoding ketol-acid reductoisomerase, whose amino-acid sequence MANYFNTLSLRQQLKQLGKCRFMESSEFEGGVKVLKGKKIVIVGCGAQGLNQGLNMRDSGLDISYALRQAAIDEERDSFKNAKSNDFRVGTYRELIPEADLVLNLTPDKQHTHVIKSIMPLMKTGSTLSYSHGFNIVEEGMDIRKDITVIMVAPKCPGTEVREEYKRGFGVPTLIAVHPENDPEQKGWEQAKAYAVGTGGDKAGVLESSFIAEVKSDLMGEQTILCGVLQTGAILSFDKMIDEGIEPSYAVKLIQYGWETITEALKHGGITNMMDRLSNSSKIKAFKLSEELKTILRPLFEKHMDDILSGHFSKTMMEDWANDDANLLKWRAETGETAFEKTKLTEAHINEQEYFDNAVLLVAFAKSGVELAFETMVSAGIIEDSAYYESLHELPLIANTIARKKLFEMNRVISDTAEYGCYLFDHASKPLLADFMESLDTSVIGQPYPNADELDNIKLIEVNAEIRNHPIEKVGKRLRTAMIAMKGLKKESKEKVTL is encoded by the coding sequence ATGGCAAATTATTTTAACACACTAAGCTTAAGACAACAGCTCAAACAGTTGGGTAAATGTAGGTTTATGGAATCTTCTGAGTTTGAAGGTGGAGTAAAAGTCCTTAAAGGCAAGAAAATCGTGATCGTTGGTTGTGGAGCTCAAGGCTTAAATCAAGGTCTTAACATGAGGGATTCTGGCCTCGATATTTCATATGCTCTTAGACAAGCGGCTATTGATGAGGAGAGAGATTCTTTTAAAAATGCGAAGTCAAACGATTTTAGAGTGGGAACTTATCGAGAATTGATCCCAGAGGCGGATTTGGTTTTGAATTTAACCCCAGATAAACAACATACTCATGTGATTAAAAGTATTATGCCTCTGATGAAGACTGGGTCGACTTTAAGTTATTCTCATGGGTTTAATATTGTGGAAGAAGGAATGGACATAAGAAAGGACATCACCGTGATTATGGTCGCACCAAAATGTCCTGGAACAGAAGTCAGAGAAGAGTACAAAAGAGGTTTTGGGGTTCCAACTCTCATAGCGGTTCATCCTGAAAATGATCCTGAACAGAAAGGCTGGGAACAAGCAAAAGCCTATGCAGTAGGCACTGGCGGAGATAAAGCGGGTGTTCTAGAATCTTCATTTATTGCTGAGGTGAAAAGTGATTTGATGGGAGAACAAACGATTCTTTGTGGAGTGCTACAAACTGGTGCTATTTTATCTTTCGACAAAATGATAGATGAAGGTATAGAGCCAAGCTATGCTGTAAAATTAATTCAATACGGATGGGAAACCATTACCGAAGCTCTTAAACACGGAGGGATAACCAATATGATGGATCGTCTTTCTAACTCGTCTAAAATAAAAGCCTTTAAACTTTCCGAAGAATTAAAAACTATTCTAAGACCTTTATTCGAAAAACACATGGACGATATCCTTTCTGGTCATTTTTCTAAAACTATGATGGAAGACTGGGCTAATGATGATGCTAATCTCTTAAAATGGAGGGCTGAAACAGGTGAAACTGCTTTCGAAAAAACAAAATTAACCGAAGCACATATCAATGAACAAGAGTATTTTGACAACGCTGTCCTTCTCGTTGCTTTTGCTAAATCAGGAGTTGAATTAGCTTTTGAAACCATGGTAAGTGCTGGGATAATTGAAGATTCTGCCTATTATGAATCTTTACATGAATTACCTTTAATAGCCAATACTATTGCGAGAAAAAAATTATTTGAAATGAATAGAGTCATTTCTGATACAGCAGAGTATGGTTGCTATTTATTTGATCATGCCAGCAAGCCGTTGTTAGCCGATTTTATGGAGTCTCTAGATACTTCAGTTATTGGGCAGCCTTATCCTAACGCAGATGAACTCGATAACATTAAATTGATAGAGGTAAATGCTGAGATAAGAAATCACCCTATAGAAAAGGTAGGTAAACGCTTGAGAACAGCGATGATAGCCATGAAAGGTCTCAAAAAAGAATCTAAAGAAAAAGTCACTTTATAA
- the ilvB gene encoding biosynthetic-type acetolactate synthase large subunit, which produces MEESYTLEKKEKTITKESISGSEALMKCLMAEGVETLYGYPGGAIMPVYDQLYKYQDRIHHVMARHEQGATHAAQGYSRISGKVGVVIATSGPGATNLVTGIADAQIDSTPLVCITGQVSSHLLGSDAFQETDIIGISTSVTKWNHQITKAEDIPKVLAKAFFIAKSGRPGPVLIDITKDAQFEEFDFSYQKCIGIRSYKPVPIVNKKQIEAAAALINSAKQPLIVWGQGIILSEAEDIFKALVEKSGIPAAWTILGASALPTSHSLNVGMVGMHGNYGPNMLTNECDVLIAIGMRFDDRVTGNLDSYAKQAKVIHFEIDPAEIDKNVTADIAILGDAKDSLTQLLPYLEEKTYSDWHQKFKDLYAIEYDKVIKNDIHPTKEGLTMGEVIHQINLQTKGNAAIVSDVGQHQMIACRYSNFNITKSNITSGGLGTMGFALPAAIGAKMAAPERDVIAIIGDGGYQMTIQELGTVFQQRIPLKIVVLNNEFLGMVRQWQQLFFDKRYASTEMTNPDFVAIAKGYYIDAQKVTKRSELKLAVQEMMASVGPYFLEVCVEKEGNVFPMIPSGASVSEIRLE; this is translated from the coding sequence ATGGAAGAAAGTTATACCCTTGAAAAAAAAGAAAAAACAATCACTAAAGAAAGTATTTCGGGTAGTGAGGCATTGATGAAATGCTTGATGGCAGAAGGAGTTGAAACCTTATATGGTTATCCTGGTGGAGCTATAATGCCTGTTTATGATCAACTTTACAAATATCAAGATCGAATTCACCATGTCATGGCTCGCCACGAACAAGGAGCGACTCATGCGGCTCAAGGCTATTCTAGAATTTCGGGTAAAGTAGGAGTAGTCATAGCAACATCAGGCCCAGGAGCGACAAATTTAGTAACTGGTATTGCAGATGCTCAAATAGATTCTACTCCTTTGGTTTGCATTACGGGTCAAGTATCTTCTCACTTATTAGGAAGTGATGCTTTTCAAGAAACAGATATTATAGGAATTTCTACATCTGTTACCAAATGGAATCACCAAATTACAAAAGCTGAGGACATTCCCAAGGTTCTTGCTAAAGCTTTTTTCATTGCTAAAAGCGGAAGACCAGGTCCTGTTTTAATCGATATCACTAAAGATGCTCAGTTTGAAGAATTTGATTTTTCTTATCAAAAATGTATAGGTATACGAAGCTATAAGCCTGTTCCTATAGTGAACAAAAAACAAATTGAAGCAGCAGCAGCATTAATAAATTCGGCAAAGCAGCCTCTTATTGTTTGGGGTCAAGGGATCATTTTAAGTGAAGCTGAAGACATTTTTAAAGCCCTAGTTGAAAAATCAGGTATTCCAGCAGCGTGGACTATTCTAGGAGCTTCTGCCTTGCCTACTTCTCATTCCTTGAATGTTGGGATGGTCGGTATGCATGGTAACTATGGCCCCAATATGCTCACAAACGAATGTGATGTCCTTATTGCTATAGGCATGAGATTCGATGATAGAGTCACAGGTAATCTAGACTCTTATGCCAAACAGGCTAAAGTCATTCATTTTGAAATTGATCCTGCTGAAATTGATAAAAATGTGACTGCGGATATTGCAATTCTTGGCGATGCTAAGGATAGTTTGACTCAGTTATTACCTTATTTGGAAGAAAAAACCTACTCCGATTGGCATCAGAAATTCAAAGATTTATATGCTATTGAATATGATAAAGTTATCAAGAATGATATTCATCCTACAAAAGAAGGCCTCACTATGGGCGAAGTTATTCACCAGATCAATCTCCAGACAAAAGGTAATGCCGCTATTGTAAGTGATGTAGGTCAACATCAAATGATCGCTTGCCGATATTCAAACTTTAATATTACAAAAAGCAATATTACTTCCGGTGGATTAGGAACTATGGGTTTTGCTCTTCCGGCGGCCATTGGAGCTAAAATGGCTGCTCCAGAACGCGATGTCATTGCAATTATTGGTGATGGAGGTTACCAAATGACTATTCAAGAGTTAGGAACTGTGTTTCAACAAAGAATACCCCTAAAAATAGTGGTCTTAAACAATGAGTTTTTGGGTATGGTAAGGCAATGGCAACAGTTGTTTTTTGATAAACGATATGCCTCTACAGAAATGACAAATCCAGATTTTGTAGCTATTGCTAAAGGATATTATATAGATGCTCAAAAAGTGACTAAGCGATCAGAATTAAAGTTGGCTGTTCAAGAAATGATGGCAAGTGTTGGTCCTTACTTCTTGGAAGTTTGTGTTGAAAAAGAAGGTAATGTATTTCCAATGATACCCTCAGGAGCGAGTGTTTCAGAAATAAGATTAGAATAA
- a CDS encoding argininosuccinate synthase, whose amino-acid sequence MKKLVIAYSGGLDTSYCAVSLSKAGYEVHAVSVNTGGFTSEEIKKIEAKALKMGVATYQNIDAIQSYYQKVIKYLIYGNVLKNNTYPLSVSAERIIQAIEIVQYAKSINAQYIAHGSTGAGNDQVRFDMIFQTLAPEIEIITPIRDGKLTRQEEIDYLKSNGIEMPWDKAKYSINQGLWGTSVGGKETLTSQNPLPESAYPSQLKKGVGEKVILSFEKGEFVALNSTKNSPEKNIELLNKLASAYAIGRDIHVGDTIVGIKGRVGFEAAAALIIIKAHHLLEKHTLTKWQLQHKEYLSSFYGMHLHEGLYLDPVMRDTEAFLESSQAKVSGNVVVSLKPYHFMLDGIESKHDLMNAKFGSYGEENKGWTAEEAKGFIKIFGNQNKIYQQVNSES is encoded by the coding sequence ATGAAAAAATTAGTTATAGCCTACAGCGGTGGTTTAGATACGTCATATTGTGCAGTAAGCCTATCAAAAGCAGGATACGAAGTACATGCCGTAAGTGTAAATACAGGAGGATTTACTTCAGAAGAAATTAAAAAAATCGAAGCTAAAGCCCTTAAAATGGGTGTGGCAACCTATCAAAATATCGATGCTATTCAATCGTATTATCAAAAGGTGATTAAATATCTTATTTATGGTAATGTTCTAAAAAACAATACTTATCCATTGTCTGTAAGTGCTGAACGTATTATTCAAGCTATTGAAATTGTTCAATACGCTAAAAGCATCAATGCCCAATATATAGCTCACGGCAGTACAGGTGCTGGTAATGACCAAGTGCGTTTTGATATGATCTTTCAAACTTTAGCACCTGAAATAGAAATTATAACACCAATAAGAGATGGAAAATTAACCAGACAAGAAGAAATAGATTATTTGAAGTCCAATGGTATTGAGATGCCATGGGATAAAGCAAAATATTCTATCAATCAAGGACTGTGGGGTACAAGTGTTGGTGGCAAGGAGACTTTGACCTCTCAAAATCCATTACCAGAATCAGCATATCCTTCACAACTTAAAAAAGGAGTAGGTGAAAAAGTTATCTTAAGCTTTGAAAAAGGTGAATTTGTAGCTTTAAACAGCACTAAAAATTCACCAGAGAAAAATATCGAGTTATTAAACAAACTAGCCTCGGCATACGCAATTGGTAGAGATATTCATGTAGGGGATACCATTGTTGGCATTAAAGGGAGGGTTGGCTTTGAAGCCGCTGCAGCTCTAATTATTATCAAAGCTCATCATTTACTGGAAAAACATACACTCACCAAATGGCAACTTCAGCATAAAGAATACTTATCTAGTTTCTATGGGATGCATTTACATGAAGGTCTGTATTTAGATCCAGTGATGAGAGATACGGAGGCCTTTTTAGAAAGCAGTCAAGCCAAAGTTTCTGGAAATGTGGTTGTGAGTTTAAAGCCTTATCATTTTATGTTGGATGGTATAGAGTCTAAGCATGATTTAATGAATGCCAAATTCGGGAGTTATGGAGAAGAGAACAAAGGATGGACGGCAGAAGAAGCCAAAGGATTCATTAAAATATTTGGTAATCAGAATAAAATCTATCAACAGGTAAATTCAGAATCATGA
- the ilvA gene encoding threonine ammonia-lyase: MEVETAYFPKLEDVIKASENLKGVAIVTPLSHNLRYSKQYKSNIFFKREDLQQVRSYKIRGAYNKMSSLLEDEIKNGIVCASAGNHGQGVAISCKILKIKGTIFMPSPTPNQKIDQVEMFGEEFVNIILIGDSFDDAYHAAMEQSDRLNQTFIHPFNDPKVIEGQATVGLEIINQSEEKTIDYVFLPVGGGGLASGLSSIFKHLSPSTKIIGVEPKGAPSMSNSIKNDENIELNTIENFVEGAAVKRVGDLTFSIAKQNLYDMITVDEGHICQTILDLYNKEAIVAEPAAALSIAALERYAEEIEGKNVVCVISGSNNDITRTAEIKERAMLYAQLKHYFIVKFPQRAGALRQFVAEILGPDDDITYFQYTKKTNRENGAAVVGLELKSKEDFDPLIKRMKDKKFYGDYLNNKPDLFQFLV; encoded by the coding sequence ATGGAAGTAGAAACTGCTTATTTCCCAAAACTTGAGGATGTGATAAAAGCATCCGAAAATCTTAAAGGGGTCGCTATTGTTACTCCTTTAAGCCATAATTTAAGATACTCGAAGCAATACAAGTCCAATATTTTTTTCAAAAGAGAGGATTTACAACAAGTTCGTTCTTATAAAATAAGAGGAGCTTACAATAAAATGTCTTCACTTTTAGAAGATGAAATAAAAAACGGAATTGTTTGCGCTAGTGCCGGAAATCATGGCCAAGGTGTTGCTATTTCTTGTAAAATTTTAAAGATTAAAGGAACAATCTTTATGCCTTCCCCAACACCCAATCAAAAAATAGATCAGGTGGAAATGTTTGGGGAAGAATTTGTAAATATCATTTTGATTGGAGATAGTTTTGATGACGCTTATCATGCAGCTATGGAACAAAGCGACAGATTAAACCAGACCTTTATACACCCGTTTAACGATCCAAAGGTCATTGAGGGACAAGCTACGGTTGGTCTTGAAATTATAAACCAATCTGAAGAAAAAACAATAGATTACGTGTTTCTTCCCGTTGGGGGCGGTGGATTAGCGTCAGGACTTTCCTCTATTTTTAAGCATTTATCTCCGTCTACCAAAATAATTGGGGTAGAGCCTAAAGGAGCTCCTTCCATGTCAAATTCTATAAAGAATGATGAAAATATTGAACTGAATACAATTGAAAACTTTGTAGAAGGAGCAGCTGTGAAACGTGTAGGTGATTTGACTTTTTCTATCGCTAAGCAAAACTTGTACGATATGATAACTGTAGATGAAGGTCATATTTGCCAGACTATATTAGATTTATATAATAAAGAGGCTATTGTTGCGGAACCTGCAGCAGCTCTTAGTATCGCTGCTTTAGAGCGTTATGCAGAAGAAATTGAAGGTAAAAATGTAGTTTGCGTTATAAGTGGGAGTAACAACGATATTACGCGAACTGCAGAAATAAAAGAACGAGCTATGCTGTATGCTCAGTTAAAACACTATTTTATTGTCAAATTCCCTCAGAGGGCTGGAGCTTTGCGTCAGTTCGTTGCTGAAATTTTAGGGCCTGATGACGATATTACTTACTTTCAATATACCAAAAAAACCAATAGAGAAAACGGTGCCGCAGTAGTAGGATTAGAACTGAAATCGAAAGAAGACTTCGATCCTTTAATAAAGCGTATGAAAGACAAAAAGTTTTATGGAGATTACTTAAACAATAAACCAGATTTGTTTCAATTTTTAGTTTAA
- a CDS encoding GNAT family N-acetyltransferase: MRILIADKSHSIYAEIICQAIAKAAQIRGTGIAKREPEYINAKMKKGDAVIALDGDQFAGFCYIESWSHGKFVANSGLIVDPDYRNIGLAKQIKQKIFDQSRIKFPDAKIFSITTGLAVLKMNSDLGYKPMPFSELTDDQSFWNGCQTCKNYDILQRTNQKMCLCTGMLFDPKAEKEPKTKKHPFDKKIWKRIKELKQSIFLKKDKK; the protein is encoded by the coding sequence ATGAGAATTCTTATTGCTGATAAGTCGCATAGTATTTATGCTGAAATTATTTGCCAAGCTATTGCTAAAGCTGCACAAATTAGGGGTACTGGTATCGCTAAGCGAGAGCCTGAATACATTAACGCTAAAATGAAAAAGGGTGATGCTGTTATCGCTTTAGACGGAGATCAGTTTGCAGGCTTCTGTTACATTGAATCTTGGAGCCATGGTAAATTTGTAGCCAATTCAGGCTTAATTGTAGATCCCGATTATCGAAATATTGGCTTGGCAAAACAGATTAAGCAGAAAATTTTTGATCAATCCAGAATTAAATTCCCAGACGCTAAAATATTTAGCATTACTACGGGATTAGCTGTTTTGAAAATGAATAGCGATTTGGGTTACAAACCTATGCCCTTTTCTGAATTAACAGATGATCAGTCTTTTTGGAACGGTTGTCAAACCTGTAAAAATTACGATATACTTCAACGAACAAATCAGAAAATGTGCTTGTGCACAGGAATGCTTTTTGACCCTAAAGCCGAAAAAGAACCTAAAACAAAAAAACACCCATTTGATAAAAAAATATGGAAGCGAATAAAAGAATTGAAACAGTCCATTTTTCTAAAAAAAGATAAAAAATGA
- the ilvN gene encoding acetolactate synthase small subunit, which yields MCENKVYTVSIYTENNIGLLNRISAIFQRRHINIESINTSSSEIDHISKWTIVVELSEDRMKKIIGQIEKQVEVIKAYYHKEDEIIYQESCLFKIKSEFLFEERQIQNIIKDSNAKIVHVNREFFVLEKSGRTEDIELFHRELKAFGIMQFTRSGRIAVTKDEMKISEMLKVF from the coding sequence ATGTGTGAAAATAAAGTCTATACCGTTTCGATTTATACCGAAAATAACATTGGATTACTAAATAGGATCTCTGCTATTTTTCAACGAAGACATATCAATATTGAAAGTATTAATACGTCGTCTTCTGAAATTGACCATATTTCAAAATGGACTATTGTTGTAGAACTGTCAGAAGATCGAATGAAGAAAATCATCGGACAAATAGAAAAACAAGTGGAAGTGATCAAGGCTTATTATCATAAAGAAGATGAGATCATTTACCAAGAATCGTGTTTGTTCAAAATAAAATCAGAATTCCTTTTTGAAGAACGACAAATTCAAAACATTATCAAAGATAGCAATGCAAAGATAGTTCACGTGAACCGAGAGTTTTTTGTTTTAGAAAAATCGGGGAGAACTGAGGATATCGAATTATTTCATAGAGAATTAAAAGCCTTTGGAATCATGCAATTTACTCGATCTGGTCGCATAGCGGTAACCAAGGATGAAATGAAAATAAGTGAAATGCTCAAGGTATTTTAA
- the ilvD gene encoding dihydroxy-acid dehydratase, with translation MELNKYSKTVTQDPTQPAAQAMLHAIGLTKEDFFKPIIGIASTGYEGNPCNMHLNDLAKLAKQGTANEDIIGLIFNTIGVSDGISMGTPGMRYSLPSRDIIADSMETVVQAMSYDGLITVVGCDKNMPGALIAMIRLDRPCIMIYGGTIDSGCHNGKKLDVVSAFEAWGSKVAGTMQEEEYQSIVEKACPGAGACGGMYTANTMASSIEALGMTLPYNSSNPALSPEKKQESIKAGEALRVLLEKDIKPSDIITRKSLENAIRLITILGGSTNAVLHFLAIARAAEIDFTLTDFQTISDNTPFLADLKPSGKYLMEDLHEVGGIPAVLKYLLKKGLIYGDCLTVTGKTLAENLRDVEDLKEGQEVIKPIESPIKISGHLRMLFGNLAEEGSVAKITGKEGLKFRGKAKVFEGEYKANDGIRDGKVQKGDVVVIRYEGPKGGPGMPEMLKPTAAIMGAGLGKDVALITDGRFSGGTHGFVVGHITPEAQEGGTIALVEEGDYITIDAETNSINLEVSDEELIKRKKNWKAPNLKFKRGVLYKYARMVNSASKGCVTDEF, from the coding sequence ATGGAACTAAATAAGTATAGCAAAACCGTTACTCAAGATCCTACTCAACCAGCTGCTCAAGCTATGCTGCATGCTATAGGTCTAACTAAAGAAGATTTTTTTAAGCCTATCATTGGTATTGCTAGTACTGGATACGAAGGGAATCCTTGTAATATGCATTTAAACGATCTCGCTAAACTCGCTAAACAAGGGACAGCAAATGAAGATATTATAGGTTTAATATTTAATACCATAGGGGTGAGTGATGGAATTTCTATGGGCACACCAGGAATGCGTTACTCTCTACCTTCTAGGGATATCATCGCAGACTCCATGGAAACTGTTGTTCAAGCTATGAGTTATGATGGTTTAATTACTGTCGTAGGCTGCGATAAAAACATGCCCGGTGCATTAATAGCGATGATTCGACTCGACAGACCTTGCATTATGATTTATGGAGGAACCATCGATTCTGGTTGTCATAATGGAAAAAAATTGGACGTGGTTTCCGCTTTTGAAGCTTGGGGAAGTAAAGTGGCTGGAACCATGCAAGAAGAAGAATACCAAAGCATTGTAGAAAAAGCGTGTCCTGGAGCTGGTGCTTGTGGAGGGATGTATACTGCTAATACGATGGCCTCTTCTATAGAAGCTTTAGGAATGACTTTACCTTATAATTCTTCCAATCCAGCGCTTAGTCCAGAAAAAAAACAAGAGTCTATTAAAGCAGGTGAAGCTTTGAGAGTTTTATTGGAAAAAGACATCAAACCTTCAGATATAATTACAAGAAAATCTTTAGAAAATGCCATACGGTTAATTACAATTTTAGGAGGATCTACAAATGCTGTTTTACATTTTTTAGCAATTGCTAGAGCCGCTGAAATTGATTTCACTTTAACTGATTTTCAAACGATTAGCGATAATACTCCTTTTTTAGCAGACTTAAAACCGAGTGGTAAGTACCTTATGGAAGATTTACATGAGGTAGGTGGAATTCCAGCAGTTTTGAAATATTTGCTTAAAAAAGGCCTTATTTATGGAGACTGCCTAACCGTTACAGGAAAAACTTTAGCAGAAAATTTACGTGATGTAGAGGATCTTAAAGAAGGTCAGGAGGTCATCAAACCAATAGAAAGCCCTATTAAAATCTCAGGACATCTAAGAATGCTCTTTGGGAATTTAGCTGAAGAGGGCAGTGTTGCTAAAATTACAGGAAAAGAAGGTTTAAAATTTCGAGGAAAGGCCAAGGTTTTTGAAGGGGAATACAAAGCTAATGACGGAATTAGAGATGGAAAAGTTCAAAAAGGAGATGTAGTGGTTATCCGTTATGAAGGCCCTAAAGGAGGTCCAGGTATGCCAGAAATGCTGAAACCTACTGCTGCAATAATGGGAGCAGGGTTAGGCAAAGATGTCGCTTTGATTACCGATGGAAGATTCTCTGGAGGAACTCATGGTTTTGTAGTTGGGCATATCACTCCAGAAGCCCAAGAAGGCGGCACGATTGCCCTTGTTGAAGAAGGGGATTATATCACTATTGATGCCGAGACAAACAGTATCAATTTAGAAGTATCTGATGAGGAGCTCATCAAAAGGAAAAAAAATTGGAAGGCACCAAATTTAAAATTTAAACGAGGTGTTCTTTATAAATATGCGAGAATGGTTAATTCTGCATCAAAAGGGTGCGTAACAGACGAATTTTAA
- the argC gene encoding N-acetyl-gamma-glutamyl-phosphate reductase encodes MIQVGIIGGAGYTAGELIRLLLNHPETHINFIYSTSNAEHKISKIHQDLIGSTDLVFSSKINSEIDVLFLCLGHGNSKAFLEKNSFSETTKIIDLSTDFRLEADSNLNGKAFVYGLPELQKKAIKEANYIANPGCFATAIQLALLPLAKSNGIKDDVHINAVTGATGAGTSLSATTHFTWRDNNFSHYKAFTHQHLAEINQTVNQLQSNFNSEINFMPNRGNHSRGIFSTLYTKFEGSIEEAKKMYSDFYKNAAFTFVSDDPIHLKQVVNTNKCILHLHKHNDKLLVTSIIDNLLKGASGQAVQNMNLMFGFNEKEGLQLKANYF; translated from the coding sequence ATGATACAGGTAGGTATAATAGGCGGTGCAGGATATACAGCGGGAGAATTGATAAGACTACTACTCAATCATCCTGAAACTCACATTAATTTTATTTATAGCACTTCCAATGCTGAACATAAAATCAGTAAAATCCATCAGGATTTAATTGGGTCAACAGACTTGGTGTTTTCAAGCAAAATAAATTCGGAGATCGATGTTTTGTTTTTATGTCTAGGTCATGGTAATTCTAAAGCATTTTTAGAAAAAAACAGCTTTTCTGAAACCACAAAAATTATTGATTTAAGCACTGATTTTAGATTAGAAGCAGATTCTAATTTAAATGGAAAAGCCTTTGTTTATGGTTTGCCAGAATTACAAAAAAAAGCTATTAAAGAAGCGAATTATATTGCAAATCCAGGATGTTTTGCAACCGCAATTCAATTGGCATTATTACCACTAGCCAAGTCCAATGGTATAAAAGATGATGTACATATTAACGCAGTGACAGGAGCTACTGGAGCAGGAACCTCTCTATCAGCAACGACACATTTTACTTGGAGGGACAACAATTTTTCGCATTACAAAGCATTTACACATCAGCATTTAGCGGAGATTAACCAAACTGTAAATCAATTACAGTCTAATTTTAATTCAGAAATTAATTTTATGCCAAATCGCGGGAACCATTCAAGAGGAATTTTCTCTACACTATACACAAAGTTTGAAGGAAGTATAGAAGAAGCAAAAAAAATGTATTCAGATTTTTATAAAAATGCAGCATTTACTTTTGTTTCCGACGATCCTATTCATTTAAAGCAAGTGGTAAATACCAATAAATGTATTCTTCATTTACATAAACACAACGACAAACTATTAGTTACAAGTATTATTGATAATCTTTTAAAAGGGGCTTCAGGGCAAGCGGTTCAAAACATGAATTTGATGTTTGGTTTTAATGAAAAAGAAGGCTTACAGTTGAAAGCAAATTATTTTTAA